Genomic window (Oryza sativa Japonica Group chromosome 3, ASM3414082v1):
TATCGAATGTGAGTTTTAGTACCCTCTTCCTCCCATAAAACCAACCAAGTATCGAATGTGAGTTTTTAATAGTACGAATCTGATTAGTACTAGTATGTACTAGCTTCGTAATTTATAGGACAGATAGAATAGTTTGGTCTGTTTTCCTAGAGCTTTTTTACTTTCCATCAACTCAAACCAAATTAAAATTCAGTCAGTTAATTCGGTAACAAACAATTACCTTCAACTGAAAGATTCGATCATCTTCAGTTAAAATATAAAACAATATGgattaatttaaatttgaaactgaAATGGTTGTATTAATTATTGAATCTGTTGTTACAACTTTACACAACACCAATACTCTATACTAATCTAGCAACTGGAGTATATTTATCCACAACATTCAAGGAAACATGATACTTGTATGCGTATATAGGGGTGGCGCACATGTATTTATACTGTATTTCTCGACAAAAATATTATATGTACGTACATTTCAAATTAATACGTATGAACACTCGAGCTGCAGCGATACAACCTGAATCTAAAaacaagaaggaaaagaaaaatctgaTACTCCATGAACTCATGCAAGATGTTTGCAGCCAGAACTAAATACATGTCATAACTTATGACCATGTCAAATCAAAAATTCTGCGACAAATTGAGTAAAACGCCAAGATGTTCTACGTACCTGATGGGTTGTTCATGACTTTCAACCACAATCAGGCATATCAAGAGTAGCAACAATTTCAACTAAGCTTTCTACCCTTCACATGTACAGATGAAGTCCTTGAGCAGTTCTATTAGTGCCCACTGAACTTCGTATTCATTCCCTGAGTTGGTTTCTAGCTGAAAGTTTCGACGGTCATCTCTACATGAAAAGCAAGAAACTATGGCCATTTGTTAGTCATCTGAGGACTTAATTTATCATCGCAAAACAGTCCTTCGATCTTGGGCTCAGGATCATCATGTAGCAAAGAAGAATGACCACTAACACAATCGAAGGGGATCGATGCTGCCAGTTTCATTGTCGCTATCTCATATTGCAACATTGTGCTTTCCCAGACTGCAGCTTATCCCACAAACATAGCATTTGCCTCGGTGACTGGTAATGTGCAGTGTAGTAATCATCTATGCATCCAAATTGGCAGAACTTGATACTGTGAACATATTGAACATGTCTGGTGTTATTGAACCGCTCAACCCACATGCCCATGCTCACATCTTCCATCTTGAAGAGCTGCAAAACAAGCAAATGTGAATTGAGTGAATTAGACATCTGCCATCATTACTTCATTAGTATGTCCAGGTTGTTTTCTTCTCAACCTACGCTCAGATTATTCCGAAACATGACATCAAAATCCACAGTAGTTTGCTTATGTGTTATGTACAAGGAATTCAATAGAATATTATATGATGAATATCCCATTGTTGAATCCAAGTTACCCCTATGTGTCGCTTTTAGCACCACAAAAAACAACCAGAAGCAAATCTTCTGAGCTTACCCTTAATTTATGAGCTGTAAATTCTGACACAATGGAAGCAGCAATATCAGAAGATATAACGTAGCCAGGACCATTTGCATATGTTGGGTAATCCTCTTCTGGCCACTCCTgtaaattaaaaagataagtgcAATGAATTCATGGCAGACTTTAGGCACCCAAACCTATGTTGGTATAGGTGAAGCAGCAAAAGAGAAAACGAAATTGGATAGAGTACAAAAGGACACAGAATTTGTAGGACGTCAATTATTTCCATTCTCACAATTTGTAGGACGTCAATTATTTCCATTCTCCTATGTAGGTTCATACATAACTGTGTAAGCCCAAGGATGCAAGGAATGTAGATTACCACCTAGAAATACATTGTACATGTACAAAGTTGGTACAGAACTTTCCTAGGCTTTGAATTTTAAACAAATTCAGATGATTTTAAACTAAAAAGGCTATATGACAAAGGCTACTATTCATAAGTGGTCCTTGGCACTAGAAAAGAACAGTGAGATTAAGTGTACATTTTTTTCCGTAGATTGACACTATAGAGAAACAAAGTTAACTGGCCCAGAACAATACCAACCATAACCAAAGACTGCACCACTAATATGTTGAATGCCCAGTTACAAAAAATATCATGTTAGATCCAACttccaaatatatttttcaaagatGGAACACATGCACCTAGTTAACAAGATCTAGTTAAAATGGCGGAAAATTTAGTCAACATGTAGAAAATATTTCTTAATTTTAACTACAACAATGTATTGAAACAGCTTCACAAATTGTAGGCCCTGATAATTGATTCATCAAAAAGGATTCAAAGTTATAATCATTATTATACCAAAAATACTAAGCATCTACATAAACAGTTAGACAAAACGAcagaaaaatttgaaaatagcaGCATAAAGAATGAACGGTTGACAGCATTGCTGTTTTCTCAGAGAAGGATCAATAAGCTTGTGCATATGGCTACAAGTTAATGCAACTACAGTCAGCAATGGGTATCAGCAACATAAGTTCTATACCATTGTTATGCTAAGTTTCGCTGTATGGTTTACAGTAAGTGATTATTTGTTAGATGCCTCAAAAGGGTGAAAGATTGAGTAAAGTACATTAGCATGCCATATTGCCATGAATACTATATTCTTCTGTTAAGATTTCAATGAATCAGCAAAAACCGCGTCAGGCAGGCCAAATAACTTTTATTGAAATGTTCTCTACAGCACTTCAATCAATGATAAGACATATAAGGTCATTGTAAAATAAAAACATGCTTACCTCATAAGTGACAGCCCACTTCCCAGTGCGCAATGGCTTGTGGTGATAATTCATGTTTCCCACATAGAGACTTTTACCTCTTGGTATTTTCTTAAGTTCATCCTTCACTGATTCAAGTCTAACAAAATTATCGTCATCACACTTCATTATATATCGAGCGGAAACAACACGCACCTGACAAACAGTTCATTAGATGTTAATAGAGCAGCTTGAAAGTAGCAAGTTCGAAAATATGTACCAATCTTAGACATACCCCATATTCACATATTGCCACAGTCTTTAGAACAACTAAGTCATAGCTGTCCATGAATGGCACAATAACAATGTCCCCAAAAAACTCTGCCTCTTTCTTCAATTCTGCATTGACTTCTTTTCTGCTGTTCTGCAGAAAAGATAATTCATCAGCTCAAGTCCACAAACATAAGCATGCAACTTGGACATACAGGCCATCAAATTTGATCTTCAAGATTTTACCAGGGCAACAAAAAAACGGGCCACGACATTCGAGGACTTCTGGGCAGCAGACATCCATGTCTTCCTCACAGCCATACGTTCAGCAAAATGGTTGCCTGCTGACAGGATGCCAATGAAAATCTCAATTGGTTCGTCTGGAAGGGGAGGGGCCTGCCAAATAGGCAACATCTCTAGGTGTTTCTGAGGTGAAAAGCTAGGGTGTGCAGTGGGCAAAGTCCCTGCAAACACCGATTGCACATCAAGATCCCCATTCAATGATAAGCCAGTGGCATCTTCAAGCACAAATCCCTGCCATCACAACAACCAAAGACAAAAGCTAAACATGATTGCCCACTTACACAGCAATACAACACTATCAATATTGCACTTATCTCTGATGAATGTGGAACATCCACTTACAGTGCGGTACGGAAATGATGTGACGTGTCGTCCATCAACGTTCACGTGGTAACCCTCCAACCCGGCGGTAAGAGTAAGAACGAACATGCAGTCCTCCACAAACGGGTATGGCCAATCAACAGAGACCTTCTTTGTTCGGCCAATGAGGCGGTTGAGCCACCATGACGTCTTTGATTGTTCTGACCTCTCCTCGTCATCTCGAATCCATTTCTCACACTTCACCATCCCATCCACTGTACAACATTGTAAACAAAATCATTAATCTTCAGGCATTGCAAACTAAATCTAATGTTTGGACAAAACATTGTATAAGTTCATCGTGTTTCATCTGATGGCAAGGTGGTGCATACCGGTCTCCTCATCAGCACGGGACCTCCAGCCCTCGCAGCGGAGAGAAGTTCCCCACTGCATTCGGTAACATGTGTTCTGCTCGATCACAGGCTTGCCACTCCAGTCGCCGCGGAGGCGAGGATTGAAGTGGAGGATTCTTGGCGGGTCCTCACCGTCCACCGTCTTGAGCCCCTGCAACTCCATCATGAACTGCGACACCATGATCGGCTCGTCCCCCTCCCGCACCAGCGTGATTTTAGGATCTCGGTCGGCATgcgccgcgcgcggcgtggcggccACCGTGATGTACGACCCGAGCGTCAGCCCGCACGGCAGCTCCACGGTCCGCCCCTTCACCCGGAACTCGTCGCCGGTGAGGACGATCGAGTGAGGGCAcctgctcctctcctcctccccggtcGCATCCAGCTCAGTCACGGTGCCCGCGAGGGTTTGCAGCTCGGAGAAGACGCGAGCCCCGGCCGCAGCGGCCTCCGCGGCGACCTTGCGGAGCGAGCCGGAGCGGGTCGCGTTGAGGCGGCGGAGGTCGAGCCCGGAGACGATCCCGGGCAGCCGCCTCGAcgacctccccgccgccgaGAGCGTCTCCCGGTGGGGACGCTTCAACGGCCGGGCCGGCGCGCTGCCGCGCCCGCGCTCGCCCGAGCCATCGAGGTGAAGCGGCCGCGACGCCGCGGTGGCCGCCCCGGCTCCCGGCACGGGCGTGGGCACCACCAGCAGCGGCGACTCGAGCGCGAGCGCCGCGAGCACGTACACGAGGAACACCGCCACGAACCCCCGGATCGCGAAACGCCGGCACGTCGCGCCGGCAGCCGGTGGCCTCCGCATTTCGACGCGCGCCCGCCTCGGCAAACCTCGACGGACGGTCCCCTCCGGCCCGGCGCtggaaaccctaaccctagagtacgaggaggaggatggtcGGGCGCAGCCGCAGCCGGAGCCGTGTGGTGGATGGCCGCCGGCTTCCGCCGCGCGCGAGGagggggcgaggcggcggcggaggcggaggcggaggcggccaagCGAACCGAACCCAACACACAGCGAAGGGGAAGGACGTGTTAGTTTATTAATGACGGTTTCGTTAAAAATTCACTCAAATTTTCGGTTAGTTTAATTGCGATTCGAAAAGagtataataaaatatttagtGGAGGAATTGTGGGGGGCGACGTGGGTAGGGTCGCGTGGACGCGGTGTATGCGCTACGCTTCCTTCGAGGCGAAGGGAATGGTGGCTGGTGCATGGACCGCGTGCACGAAGGATGACGTGTGGACGGGAGCACACGTGGAGAAAAGTGGCGCGTGGCGGCCGTGACCGCTATTTCGATGTGGGCGGGATTCCGTGCGGGTGGGGGCGCTCTGTTGACCTAGCAACACCTGATGCTGCGGTTTAGAATAAAACTAATTAAAAAACTATCACTAAATTATCACTAATCCAAGATGCATGTGAAGAGGAAGGAATGTTCACTGACCTGGGTGGCTGACCGTATTTTGCATTGTTTTGTTCGAGTTTGTGCTTGCTCCCAACTGGAGTAAGAAAAATCAAGTCAAGAAAAAAGAATTGAGGGAACTTCGGTTGTTTTCGTGTGTTAGAGCTTCCAACTCATCACGTACACACTTTTCAAGCTATtaaatagtatattttttataacttttatatacaagttgctttaaaaaattatattgatctattttttaaaaaagaataaacttaattaatcacgcattCCGTCTTTGGTACAGCGAACTGGAGTTTCCCTAAAAACAGCCTTAGCACAGTTGTTTACTACTGACAAATCTTAAAATGGCCTGCCAGAGGagcagagaggacgctggcagTGGTCCAGTGGACTTCAACTGGTCCAGAGCTCGTAATGTGCCGACGGGCAGATCGGCCCGGAACAGCTTGGTTTCGGTTCCGTGGAGTTCATcacgatttcttttttttttgggggggggggggggggtccatCGAGTTCAGGCTCCCAGACGATGCCAAAGAATAGAAGCAAAAGCTACAGCGATTCTGTTTCCAAACCGCAAGATCCATCTGCAAATTCACCTTTTGAGCTAGTACTACTGTCAAAATGCCAGTAATACTAATACAGAGTAGCAACCCAGATTATCCCTTTTTCCCATGGTTGTGAAACAATGACAGTTTGCGCCACTTGTTCCTTGTCATCTTGACTGGTTCGTAGTAGACAGCATTTGTCTCCTGCAAGTTCGCCTTTGAGCTCCGTAAAAAACGCCAGTGATACAGATTTTTCCTTGCATTTGGTTAGCACGATTTTCATGCAAAAATTTTTTACAATAAAAATTGctatagaaattaaataaatttattttaaattttttttgataattaaaatttaattaattatgtgctaattatTTGTCTCCTTTTGGTGCGCACTTGATATTCCTCCTCGTTGGAGAATCGAACGGGACAACTGTGTGCTACTAGTAcgtttcttgttttcttgtcATCTTGACTCGTTCGTAGACAGCATTGGTCTTCTCTCATCTGGCCATGGTCGGTCTCTCAATTTTGTGGGGAGCGAGATGGTGACGGTGATGGGCATTCGATACGCTGAAAGCGAGTGGCATATGGTGGCCAACGGGGAGAGCACCAGCTGCACCCTATTGCAACCGCAGTAAAGGCGATCTCGATCTCTTTTTCGCCGCGCGTGAAGCCCATCTCCCTGCCAAATCTTCTCCACTCCACTTCTTGTGTGCCGAGCTTCGTTCGGTTCATGTCTGAATAATTAGTGGCAACTTTAGCCTTCTAAAGACAGCAAACTGCCGCCAAAACTAGCGCTGCTGCTCACCATGACACACAAGAGAGAGCGTGGAATAAAGTTCGTAACATGATACTGTAACGCGACGAAGAATAATAGGCATGGAAAATTACGTACTATAAACCACGTCTGtaataaaaaattgaaaactacTGTTAGATAAAAATAAACGTTTGAGATTTCCCCACGTCACCAAGAGTAAAAATATTACTGCAATATgaaagtaaaatttttacttttATACCGTGGACAAATCTTATACATCCATATATTTTAATCAAATGATAGTTTTTAGGTTTTCATTACATGTGGTTTACAACAcatatttttctaaataagCTAGTCTTATATTTGCACAGGGGGTCCGGTCTAAGGGGAAAAAGGCTCAGAATTGTTTGTCGTCTTATAGCATTCAATTCGACAAAGAACCATAAAAAATGCAGCCACATCAAAACTTGCCTGATAAAAGAATTTTCATCAACGAAAAactaatttacaagtaaagtcCGTGGGTGAAAATGGAGTGTCCAGATGAGATGGGACAAaatgaaaagagagaaaaaaaagttgacgTTAGCACCCTAAGCCCAGAAAAGGCCGAATTGCAGATCCACGAAAGGCGCCATAACCCAGCCCATCCATATGCTATGGGCCATGATCTCAGCCTATCCAAATAAGGCCCAAGTAAAATAATCTGTCCGTACCAGCCCACGAATAGCCCACGAACTATCCAAAGGCAGTAGAGCCCTTCGCCTCCCGGCCGCCTCGACGcatcgacgacgccggcgaccagGAGATCCCgcggccatgccgccgccgccgccgccgcatcccctcccctcaccatgccgccgacgccgctgcctcctgctcctcctgctcTCCAGGCTGCTGCTCTCTTCAGCAAGCAGGTCGGTCCCCTTCCTCTGCCACGATCCACGCTGCCTCACCGTGCTGTTTCTCAACCTCcccgtgtgtgtgtgttttgccCTGCAGCTTGGAGGAGGGGAGGGTCCTCACCGTCGGCGAGGAGCTGATGGGTGAGACGATGCCGCTGCGCCACGGAAGCCGGCTGTACAGGCTCGACGGGACGCGGCCGTCCGCGTGGTACGAAGTCAAGATCTCCTACCCGGCCTCCGTACGAACTGACTGACCCCCATTGGTTCAGAAAACTAGGGAAATGAGGCCTCCTTGTTTCACCATTGatgcttcttcttgttcttgaaGGCATTTTTGTGCTTTTAGATACCGTCGAGCTTCTCGATCCGGCTTGTGGACGATCCTCACTCTGTGGAGGATTTGGGGAGCATGAACAGGAGGTTGCTCAACACGGAGAAGATAATTTTCAAGGCTCAGAGCAGCAGGCCAGTATGTGTTCATAATTCTTCAGCTATATTTGTTGCTTGCCCGCAGAATTGGACTGGCATACATAATTTATAGTGGCTGTGTGATATTGATTTTAGGTTTATGTTCTTGTCACGGTGGAGCCTGAAGGGGTAGTTGCAAAGCCAAATGTGCCGGAGAGAGAGCTTGCGATGTTCAACATTGGTACGATAGTATGGTTCTTTATGTTATGTTTTTTCCTTCAATGATAATGAAATCAGATCGATCGAAGCAAGACAGAAATTTTAGAAACTCTAATGAAGTACTTTTGTTGTTGGGTTATGGTAGCATTAGGTGTATATTCTCAGAGTTGGTTAGTCCTGTGAATATCGTGATCCCATAGGATGAATTTTGAATAGAGGCTTAAGCAACCTCATGCATTTCAACCTTTGATGTAGTGCTCAATTTTTGTCACTTCCCTGTTCGTCTAGGAAGTAGAGGATAGCCTGAGGGTGTGAAGATCAAATGATCAATTCTAATAGGCTTGATGCAACAGTTGTAATTTCACCTTCTTTTTACAATAATTTTGCAAACTTCACAATAGCCAAATATCTCATTGGTGTGGAGAAAGTAGATGATATGCAGCCAGGATATATAAATGAAAGAAATTAAGGCACTTGTAGTAGCCATGGCTAACCAAAGGCAAGGCTTCATTCACTAACCTAGCAGTTGCCTTCAGCTCCTTAGTTTTGTTTTTAGTTTTCACCTTTTGAATTTTGACATGAAACCTCTGTGTCCTTATGCTGTTTGCATAGACTTATTTGATGCTAGTGTACACTTTTTTAATGAAATTGGTGTGTGGAATTTTGGCTTTTCTAGTTAGTTTGTTGCTTTTCTGCTAATAGCTACTGTCATTTAAGAAAGGGGGAAGTAAGAACCAACTTGTTCTTATGTTCAGCAATTATAAGAAATTCGTTAGAGTCATTCCTTGGAGTTGGGACTAGAGTCCAATGTTGTGATTATGGTTTGGAGTTTAGACATATTACCTAATCTATAACTCTTGTCACGTCCTAATTGCATATGTAGTTATCCAAATTTCTGCCTCATTGATAAGCATTTGTAccccttttttttcatcttgtGACAAAGATGCCTGAACTTCAGTTGGAGAATGGTATTTTGTCTACTGTAGAgcattttttttgtggatttgaAATCCATAACTACGGTTGAGAAGGAACCTTGAGAAAGCTTGATCTAAGATAAAATACTTATTTATCATTGATGCTTTTTTAGTTACTTGTCCTTTAGTATTTGGATTGCATCTACTTTTGTTTTACAGTCATTTTGTGTTATTTCTATCTGACTGACCTAAAGCTTTTAAATATTACTTTGATTTGATTCTGCTTCAAGGATTTGTGTTTATGCTTTGACAAAGCACCTAGTCAATCAGAAATATCTAGAACATCTTCTGGTCGTACACCAAGACCTTGGTTGTAGGTTTCTACTGAACTTTCAGTGTCTAATGCCGAAACTGAAAATGTTATTCTCGCCCATCCAAGGTCATGAGATTAATATCAATCTGTAAAACTTTAGTCTCTGGTTGGCCAGTTAACTGCATGACCATTGATTTCTGTTGATAAATTATTTACTTCACATTTTATGTATAATTTACTTTGGAAACTGTATGCTCTAAGAAATATGTCTGATTAGGTAGTTTTGCTGCCCTTCCTTGCTTCTGGATATTATCGCCTATGCTCCTTAACCTTTCATCCGGTTCAAGCATTGAAATAACACCTTTGATCAGAGCGGTGTTTTGTTTGTAATTATTTCTTTTGTGCAGTTTGCGACGAACTTATGCTTGGGATCCCACATTTTGCCTGGTGGGTTGGAATTGGATCTCTGTTCTGTATTGCGCTGGCATCTGTGGCTCCCTATTTTCTCCCTCTGCACAAGCTACTTAACTACGAAGCCACAGAACTGAGTGATG
Coding sequences:
- the LOC4334483 gene encoding uncharacterized protein, which encodes MPPPPPPHPLPSPCRRRRCLLLLLLSRLLLSSASSLEEGRVLTVGEELMGETMPLRHGSRLYRLDGTRPSAWYEVKISYPASIPSSFSIRLVDDPHSVEDLGSMNRRLLNTEKIIFKAQSSRPVYVLVTVEPEGVVAKPNVPERELAMFNIVCDELMLGIPHFAWWVGIGSLFCIALASVAPYFLPLHKLLNYEATELSDDFAAKLS
- the LOC4334481 gene encoding hydroxyproline O-galactosyltransferase GALT6, with the translated sequence MRRPPAAGATCRRFAIRGFVAVFLVYVLAALALESPLLVVPTPVPGAGAATAASRPLHLDGSGERGRGSAPARPLKRPHRETLSAAGRSSRRLPGIVSGLDLRRLNATRSGSLRKVAAEAAAAGARVFSELQTLAGTVTELDATGEEERSRCPHSIVLTGDEFRVKGRTVELPCGLTLGSYITVAATPRAAHADRDPKITLVREGDEPIMVSQFMMELQGLKTVDGEDPPRILHFNPRLRGDWSGKPVIEQNTCYRMQWGTSLRCEGWRSRADEETVDGMVKCEKWIRDDEERSEQSKTSWWLNRLIGRTKKVSVDWPYPFVEDCMFVLTLTAGLEGYHVNVDGRHVTSFPYRTGFVLEDATGLSLNGDLDVQSVFAGTLPTAHPSFSPQKHLEMLPIWQAPPLPDEPIEIFIGILSAGNHFAERMAVRKTWMSAAQKSSNVVARFFVALNSRKEVNAELKKEAEFFGDIVIVPFMDSYDLVVLKTVAICEYGVRVVSARYIMKCDDDNFVRLESVKDELKKIPRGKSLYVGNMNYHHKPLRTGKWAVTYEEWPEEDYPTYANGPGYVISSDIAASIVSEFTAHKLRLFKMEDVSMGMWVERFNNTRHVQYVHSIKFCQFGCIDDYYTAHYQSPRQMLCLWDKLQSGKAQCCNMR